A stretch of Malassezia japonica chromosome 6, complete sequence DNA encodes these proteins:
- a CDS encoding uncharacterized protein (COG:E; EggNog:ENOG503NY0S), which yields MQVHVVGVGAIGSLLAGHTRALLRLRERAASAGVAPLRGARVPKLAIAPRVAPYLPDEARSGVTLHLREKRQAHVPGKPMLGSTVTVERDGARSVESGYTVEVASAAASEPIRVFAPGAHGLEERAGEPTQAIESLIVATKADATYSVIKRLLPRITPATTVVLVQNGMGVLDRLLELWRSPAERPNLVLASATHGCFLKRPLHTVHAAFGSLHFGIVPSARGGSAGFEQPLDDAMPAELDLAAIPAHGDTESLRATVALLLALPLDVHWEPIRQFQLRALRKLIINACINPTTALVDCRNGELYGQAPATELFHGLCAEASQVLEAHARDARASQGASEADAAHLSSLPFADLLTQTDAEGLPLLDASLRPASMLREVENVVRITAPNWSSMHQDVHSKRAATEIDYINGYLSELGRTYGIPTPANDAMTALVKLKSQRVTGSWRVHS from the coding sequence ATGCAGGTGCACGttgtcggcgtcggcgcgatcgGCTCGCTGCTGGCGGGCCAtacgcgcgcgctgctgcgcctgcgcgagcgcgcggcgagtgcGGGTGTTGCGCcactgcgcggcgcgcgtgtccCCAAACTCGcgatcgcgccgcgtgtCGCGCCCTACCTGCCCGACGAAGCGCGGTCAGGCGTGACGCTGCATCTGCGCGAAAAGCGCCAGGCGCATGTGCCCGGCAAGCCCATGCTGGGGAGTACTGTcacggtcgagcgcgatggCGCGCGGTCCGTAGAAAGTGGATATACGGTCGAGGTCGCGtccgcggcggccagcgAGCCGATCCGCGTCTTTGCGCCgggtgcgcacggcctcgaggagcgcgccggcgagcctACGCAGGCGATCGAGAGCCTGATCGTGGCGACAAAAGCGGATGCGACCTACTCGGTGATCAAGCGCCTCCTTCCCCGCATCACGCCGGCCACGACCGTGGTGCTGGTTCAAAATGGCATGGGcgtcctcgaccgcctgctcgagctgtgGCGCTCGCCTGCGGAGCGTCCGAACCTTGTGCTggccagcgcgacgcacggctGCTTCCTCAAGCGCCCGCTGCACACGGTGCATGCTGCCTTTGGGTCGCTCCACTTTGGCAttgtgccgagcgcgcgcggcggcagcgccggctTTGAGCAGCCGCTGGACGATGCCATGCcggccgagctcgacctcgcggcgattcccgcgcacggcgacaCTGAGTCGCTTCGTGCGACCgtggcgctgctcctcgcgcttccGCTGGATGTGCACTGGGAGCCCATTCGCCAGTtccagctgcgtgcgctgcgcaagctcatTATCAACGCGTGCATTAATCCTacgacggcgctcgtcgactgCCGGAACGGCGAGCTGTAcggccaggcgccggccaCCGAGCTCTTCCACGGCCtgtgcgccgaggcgtcgcaggtgctcgaggcgcatgcgcgcgacgcgcgagcgagcCAAGGCGCAAGCGAggccgatgcggcgcacctcaGCTCCCTGCCGTTCGCCGACCTCCTCACGCagaccgacgccgagggCCTGCcactgctcgacgcgtcgctgcgcccagcgtcgatgctgcgcgaggtcgagaaCGTGGTGCGCATCACCGCGCCCAACTGGAGCAGCATGCACCAGGACGTGCACagcaagcgcgccgcgaccgagATCGACTACATCAACGGCTACCTGTCCGAGCTCGGGCGGACGTATGGCATTCCGACGCCCGCCAACGACGCCAtgacggcgctcgtcaaGCTCAAGTCGCAGCGCGTCACCGGGTCGTGGCGTGTTCATAGCTAG
- a CDS encoding uncharacterized protein (EggNog:ENOG503NZ0H; SECRETED:SignalP(1-23); COG:O; BUSCO:EOG092619VG; TransMembrane:12 (n7-18c23/24o323-343i355-381o387-411i465-487o507-529i541-560o716-736i748-773o779-795i849-872o884-908i920-941o)), giving the protein MVGAVRVGYALLIGLCLFGGTRASDAKEEKSSDVLRRVLARLERERTELQGYITGNTTEQGNWTVTRDPKGIDDDVKKVFSPSAEAHTYYRNMTGFFDGNFTAKPLGHAKNESERGALDWFGAKTRMEMQISSRRVPEANVSQLWGEMVVTMPHNHTHANAATELDVSGVHAFDDGHVYLVGVPRTSPEDLDVRRIFGMLPDDAALRNGSYAAVLQDIESRRKRVQALLDENKPLPETSTGSLVPTNCSLHIYGQLQPVGPPSSEGDMHLIERELEHPSGVWTRRPPLLALQVVAYSPQCAMELESSVLQGIPMRQFWADTRFYMTGMIAVLLVQLVLMMRLGERAQTPSAIAKISGVTFFLQTMYDAHVCLMHLIVGVMLEAPLNLFMFGIAFLSGILFMAYEYPLVVIVMRQSVQTRPTPAPAPAPAADEQGEDESLWAQRFTALRETVTESAHEMPRMSISLVLSMIAFIISIVMPKLLAYMLVPLLFSFWVPQIMQNYHTRSVGIPAGTVVGMTLTRFYLPLYLFQYSHNLLFFEPTQLVWIPIAWLVVQMLVLVGQDCLGPLFFVPVAWRESEQHWNWHPAPEALAELLESSDDVEGHIDPADVPLGDCPVCLSENTWECDAYEDHAEHEHLLSSTQKPTSRVWAHTLLAHVAPHWLADPSPRPNVMVTPCKHIFHTKCLEERIGPGRVRLPLSGKNTIASHLAEVQPVQVVIGGLVATLFLHFGLLTDLDGYLHMRRARGHVAYWTLVLHALYDALVGIALLCAAATAPLPLAAYGTIAGAISLVYFVMQDSQLYNPMFRPPIWAAPTAPPRTIRPLRSVHDLPHCAVDSLYALAESRSPATVYHALLGVLVLNVSFLPILCSFWLPQIVHNARRGEVGLPLHTVLGMSLTRAYLPFVVLTYPGHLLFRHEKILAKLMLGWIGVQVAILLLQYVMGPYPLPTPSAPAWNWHPSWHDLRVALAQDQHAVLGDCPICLVPVHEAPKQASRAMIALSRTTNRHAILTPCCHVFHTACLLPWMRVRRVCPTCRLDLPVYEESV; this is encoded by the exons ATGGTGggggccgtgcgcgtggGGTACGCGCTCCTCATCGGCCTGTGCCTGTTTGGTGGGACAAGAGCGAGTGATGCGAAAGAGGAAAAGAGTAGCGatgtgctgcgccgcgtttTAGCGCGCCTCGAACGCGAACGGACAGAGTTACAGGGGTATATTACCGGAAACACGACCGAGCAAGGGAACTGGACCGTG ACGCGCGACCCGAAAGGCATCGATGACGACGTCAAAAAGGTATTCAGTCCGAGTGCCGAGGCACACACGTACTACCGCAACATGACGGGCTTCTTTGACGGAAATTTCACGGCGAAACCGCTTGGGCACGCCAAGAACGAAAGCGAGCGTGGCGCGCTGGACTGGTTCGGGGCCAAGACGCGGATGGAGATGCAgatctcgtcgcgccgcgtgcccgAGGCAAATGTGTCGCAGCTGTGGGGCGAAATGGTCGTGACCATGCCCCACAATCATACCCATGCCAATGCCGCGACGGAGCTCGACGTGAGCGGTGTCCACGCATTTGACGACGGACACGTCTACttggtcggcgtgccgcgcacctcgccagAAGACCTGgacgtgcggcgcatctTTGGCATGCTGccggacgacgcggcgctgcgcaacggcTCGTACGCTGCCGTACTGCAGGATATCGAGAGCCGCCGCAAGCGTGTGCAGGCCCTGCTTGACGAAAACAAACCGCTGCCCGAGACCAGCACGGGAAGCCTCGTGCCGACTAACTGCTCGCTGCACATCTACGGCCAGCTGCAGCCGGTGGGGCCGCCGTCGTCCGAGGGCGATATGCACCTGAttgagcgcgagctcgagcatcCATCGGGCGTGTGGACGCGTCGTCCCCCGCTGCTTGCACTACAGGTCGTTGCGTACTCGCCGCAGTGCGCCATGGAACTCGAGTCGAGCGTCCTGCAGGGCATTCCCATGCGCCAGTTTTGGGCTGACACGCGCTTCTACATGACCGGTATGATTGCCGTGCTCCTCGTACAGCTCGTACTTATgatgcgcctcggcgagcgcgcgcagaCGCCAAGCGCGATCGCCAAGATCTCGGGCGTGACGTTCTTTCTGCAGACCATGTACGACGCGCACGTCTGCCTGATGCATCTCATTGTCGGCGTGATGCTCGAGGCTCCGCTCAATCTCTTCATG TTTGGCATTGCGTTCCTCTCTGGCATTCTATTTATGGCGTACGAGTACCCTCTTGTGGTCATTGTCATGCGCCAGAGCGTGCAGacgcgaccgacgccggcgccggcgccggcgccggcagccgacgagcagggcgaggacgagtcGCTGTGGGCACAGCGCTTCACGGCGCTCCGCGAGACAGTGACCGAGTCCGCGCACGAAATGCCGCGCATGTCAATCTCGCTTGTGCTCTCGATGATCGCGTTTATTATCTCGATCGTGATGCCCAAGCTCCTGGCGTACATGCTCGTGCCCCTCCTCTTTTCGTTCTGGGTGCCGCAGATCATGCAAAACTACCACACACGCTCGGTGGGCATCCCGGCCGGGACGGTCGTTGGCATGACCCTCACGCGCTTCTACCTCCCTTTGT ACCTCTTTCAGTACTCGCACAACCTGCTCTTTTTCGAgccgacgcagctcgtgtGGATCCCCATTGCGTGGCTCGTGGTGCAGatgctcgtgctcgtcggccaggACTGCCTGGGCCCTCTTTTCTTTGTGCCAGTGGCATGGAGAGAAAGCGAACAGCACTGGAACTGGCATCCTGCACCCGAggccctcgccgagctcttGGAAAGCTcggacgacgtcgaggGGCACATTGACCCGGCGGATGTACCGCTGGGCGACTGCCCCGTCTGTCTCTCGGAGAACACATGGGAATGCGATGCGTACGAAGACCATGCAGAGCACGAGCACCTCTTGTCCAGCACGCAGAAACCCACCTCGCGCGTCTGGGCACACACGCTgctggcgcacgtcgcgcctcACTGGCTGGCCGACCcatcgccgcggccgaACGTCATGGTCACGCCGTGCAAGCACATCTTTCATACCAAGTGCCTAGAAGAG CGCATTGGGCCAGGGCGTGTGCGCCTGCCTCTATCCGGCAAAAATACGATCGCGTCGCACCTGGCCGAGGTACAGCCGGTGCAGGTCGTGATCGGAGGCCTAGTGGCCACGCTGTTTCTGCACTTTGGTCTGCTGACCGATCTTGATGGATACCTGCAtatgcggcgcgcacgcgggcACGTCGCGTACTGGACGCTAGTCCTGCATGCGCTGTACGATGCATTGGTCGGCATCGCGCTGCTGTGCGCTGcggccaccgcgccgctcccTCTTGCGGCGTACGGCACGATCGCCGGTGCGATCTCGCTTGTGTACTTTGTGATGCAGGACTCGCAGCTCTACAACCCCATGTTTCGTCCTCCGATCTGGGCCGCACCGACGGCGCCCCCGCGCACGATCCGCCCCTTGCGGAGTGTGCACGACCTTCCGCACTGCGCAGTGGACTCACTTtacgcgctggccgagtcgcgctcgcccgcGACGGTGTaccatgcgctgctcggcgtacTTGTTCTCAACGTCTCTTTTCTCCCCATTCTATGCTCTTTTTGGCTCCCACAGATCGTGCACAAtgcacggcgaggcgaGGTCGGACTCCCATTGCACACCGTGCTTGGCATGTCGCTCACACGCGCCTACCTGCCGTTTGTAGTACTGACCTATCCCGGGCACCTGCTCTTTCGCCACGAAAAGATCTTGGCCAAGCTGATGCTCGGGTGGATCGGCGTGCAGGTCGCCATCCTCCTGCTCCAATACGTCATGGGCCCTTACCCCCTTCCAACcccgtcggcgccggcgtggaACTGGCACCCGTCGTGGCACGACTTGCGCGTAGCATTGGCCCAGGACCAGCatgcggtgctcggcgactgCCCCATCTGCCTCGTGCCCgtgcacgaggcgccgaagcaagcgtcgcgcgccatgATCGCCCTCTCACGTACCACCAACCGGCACGCGATTCTGACGCCGTGCTGCCATGTCTTTCACACGGCGTGCCTGCTGCCATGGAtgcgcgtccgccgcgtgTGTCCGACGTGTCGACTCGATCTCCCCGTTTACGAAGAATCAGTATAG
- the smc6 gene encoding RNA helicase (COG:L; BUSCO:EOG092608RH; EggNog:ENOG503NXHE) yields MELRQSKRARIDTPSEDGDEREASDEHEELVGEDDAADAADETVIETAEHEGTATDEAGSPMDVHSATAPLANGTHGASHAEASEPNTPSPTRPLDTHSDTLDTLQSASMGVIERVDMINFMCHRNLSIDLGPRINFIIGHNGSGKSAILTAITIALGGKASTTSRGSSVKDFIREGASAAEVRVHIRNRGRDAFRPDTYGERITVERRINADGNGTWKIRADNGKTISNKREELDAICDHANIQVDNPMNILTQDAARQFLGSAQAEDKYSFFLRGTQLTQLAQEYELIQTNIQRMKRAMATTEDVLPDLERAAREANAKWQLVEQARAEQEKLNSLKDELVWSQVITKEQELATAVESLERARSKLGALQRKSADDQARAEALDERITSMEQRSGECNDRERTLHEQRATEVQAIKERRAALAAIKGQEKEVSQQADRVQHTIHHFQEQIDAEARKLAQDHRAVREEQEARRDSLNQQRLDSEMEQVALTERLDEMRTQQSSLDDERSALHAERNTLEEKISHLEHFVRRCEDAASNRVTAFGGRNMPRVLAAIQRERWQHPPVGPIGLHMRLKDARWAPVVESVLNDHLNAFCVTNHADRARLTALLQQHDVRVQIFTAAPDLFDYAHGEPSESILTVLRALEIDDPHITRALITSADIEKCALVRERADGDRLLRTSPRNVLRCFSMDLFRITGGPTGSSTQTLNKAQGAPRFVTDTRAQVAEAQRSLGEYRASLERIEQSLRALARREDASRAEVRRAERDLQQMRQDHRELRQQIAQVEDEMREDEPANVAALEEARNDAEEEMARIVDQFKGLESQKEAEEAALAPHTARADALREQIEILESERQAIQSELQTVFSERVKLRKNAEYWAAQIAAQESTIATNQASETELAQQIDEWTAQALEYCPRVETRRSAESVERQINAIEAQLAAADRESGLQLEAVVRELRAKNKAFQEAKAHLDSTRSTIQILEKAIQLRLEKWHYFRRHVAIRARTNFSMHLQNRGFSGSLHFDHNAQTLKLRVQTGDAGHGHDKDPKALSGGEKSFSTICLLLSLWEAIGCPIRCLDEFDVFMDAVNRKVSMKMIIDAAKASLGVQYVLITPQNMTAAALGPYVPLLTQ; encoded by the exons ATGGAGCTAAGACAGTCGAAACGCGCGCGTATAGATACACCGTCAGAGGACGGAGACGAGCGCGAagcgagcgacgagcacgaggagctggtgggcgaggacgatgcggcggacgcggcaGACGAGACCGTGATCGAGAcggccgagcacgagggTACTGCCACAGACGAAGCTGGCTCTCCCATGGATGTCCATTCTGCGACTGCTCCGCTTGCCAACGGGACGCACGGCGCGTCCCACGCCGAGGCAAGCGAGCCCAACACGCCTTCGCCGACACGCCCGCTTGATACCCACTCCGATACCCTCGATACCCTACAGAGTGCGTCGATGGGCGTGATTGAGCGGGTGGACATGATCAACTTCATGTGCCATCGCAATCTGAGCATCGATCTCGGCCCCCGCATCAACTTTATTATCGGCCACAACGGCAGCGGCAAGAGCGCGATCCTCACGGCGATCACcattgcgctcggcggtaAAGCGAGTACTACGAgccgcggcagcagcgtcAAGGACTTTATCCGCGaaggcgcgagcgccgccgaggtgcgcgtgcACATCCGCAatcgcggccgcgacgcgttccGCCCTGATACCtacggcgagcgcatcacggtcgagcggcgcatcaaTGCGGACGGCAACGGAACGTGGAAGATCCGCGCAGACAATGGCAAGACCATCTCGAACAAGCGCGAAGAACTCGACGCGATCTGCGACCATGCGAATATCCAGGTCGACAATCCGATGAATATCCTCACGCAAGACGCCGCACGCCAGTTTCTCGGAAGCGCACAGGCCGAGGACAAGTACAGCTTCTTTCTCCGTGGCACAcagctcacgcagctcgcgcaagaGTACGAGCTGATCCAGACGAATATTCAGCGCATGAAACGCGCCATGGCCACGACCGAAGACGTGCTTCCGGAtctggagcgcgccgcacgcgaggCCAATGCCAAGtggcagctcgtcgagcaggcgcgtgccgagcaggaaAAGCTCAACAGCCTCAAGGACGAGCTGGTCTGGAGCCAAGTCATTAccaaggagcaggagctggcgacggccgtcgagagcctcgagcgtgcgcgctccaagctcggcgcgctccagcgcaagagcgccgacgaccaggCGCGTGcagaggcgctcgacgagcgcatcacCTCGAtggagcagcgcagcggcgagtgcaacgaccgcgagcggacgctgcacgagcagcgcgcgacCGAGGTCCAGGCCATcaaggagcggcgcgctgccctTGCTGCGATCAAAGGGCAGGAGAAAGAGGTAAGCCAGCAGGCCGACCGCGTGCAGCACACCATCCACCACTTTCAAGAGCAgatcgacgccgaggcacgcAAGCTCGCACAGGACCaccgcgcggtgcgcgaggagcaggaagcacggcgcgactcgctgaaccagcagcgcctcgataGCGAGATGGAGCAGGTGGCGCtcaccgagcgcctcgacgagatgCGGACGCAGCAatcgtcgctcgacgacgagcgcagcgcgctgcatGCGGAGCGCAACACGCTCGAGGAAAAGATCTCGCACCTCGAGCACTttgtgcgccgctgcgagGACGCCGCGTCGAACCGCGTCACGGCGTTTGGCGGGCGCAACATGCcgcgcgtcctcgccgcgatccagcgcgagcgctggcAACACCCTCCGGTCGGCCCGATCGGCCTGCACATGCGCCTCAAGGACGCGCGGTGGGCGCCGGTAGTCGAGTCGGTGCTCAATGACCACCTGAATGCGTTTTGCGTGACGAATCACGCGGACCGTGCGCGGCTGactgcgctgctgcagcagcacgacgTGCGTGTCCAAATCTTTaccgcggcgcccgaccTATTCGACTACGCGCACGGCGAACCGTCCGAGTCGATCTTGAccgtgctgcgtgcgctcgagatcGATGATCCTCACATTACGCGTGCGCTCATCACCAGTGCGGACATTGAAAAGTGtgcgctggtgcgcgagcgtgcggacgGCGACCGGTTGCTACGCACCTCGCCCAGAAACGTGCTGCGGTGCTTCTCCATGGACCTCTTTCGGATCACGGGCGGCCCGACCGGGAGCTCGACACAGACACTGAACAaggcgcaaggcgcgccacGGTTCGTGACCGATAcgcgtgcgcaggtcgccgaggcgcagcgctccTTGGGCGAGTAccgtgcgtcgctcgagcgcatcgagcagtCGCTCCGGGCgctcgcccggcgcgaggACGCAAgccgtgccgaggtgcggcgtgccgagcgtgaTCTCCAGCAGATGCGGCAGGACcaccgcgagctgcggcagCAGATTGCCCaggtcgaggacgagatGCGCGAAGACGAGCCTGCGAATGTCGCAGCCCTTGAGGAGGCGCGCAACGACGCCGAGGAAGAGAtggcgcgcatcgtcgaccAATTCAAAGGCCTCGAGAGCCAAAAAGAGGCcgaagaggcggcgcttgcgccccacacggcacgcgccgacgcgctgcgcgagcagatcgAGATCCTCGAGTCGGAGCGCCAGGCGATCCAGAGCGAGCTGCAGACCGTATTTTCGGAGCGCGtcaagctgcgcaagaaCGCCGAGTACTGGGCGGCGCAGattgcggcgcaggagtCGACCATCGCCACGAACCAGGCGAGCGAGAcggagcttgcgcagcagatCGACGAGTGGACcgcccaggcgctcgagtaTTGCCCCcgcgtcgagacgcgccgcagcgccgagagcgtcgagcggcagaTCAATgcgatcgaggcgcagctcgcggcggccgaccgCGAGTCGGgtctgcagctcgaggcggttgTGCGTGAGCTACGAGCCAAGAACAAGGCGTTCCAGGAAGCCAAGGCGCACCTCGATAGCACGCGCTCCACGATCCAGATTCTGGAAAAGGCGatccagctgcgcctcgaaaAGTGGCACTACTTTCGGCGGCATGTTGCGATCCGTGCGCGGACCAACTTTTCGATGCACTTGCAGAACCGTGGCTTTTCCGGCTCGCTGCACTTTGACCACAATGCGCAGACGCTCAAGCTGCGCGTGCAgaccggcgacgcgggccACGGTCACGACAAGGACCCGAAAGCGCTGTCGGGCGGCGAAAAGAGCTTCTCGACCATCTGCCTGCTCCTCTCGCTGTGGGAGGCAATTGGCTGCCCGATCCGGTGCCTCGACGAGTTTGACGTGTTTATGGATGCGGTGAACCGCAAAGTCTCGATGAAGATGATT ATCGACGCAGCGaaggcgtcgctcggcgtgcagtACGTGCTCATCACGCCGCAAAACAtgacggccgccgccctcgGCCCGTACGTACCCCTACTGACCCAGTGA